Part of the Bacillus cereus group sp. RP43 genome is shown below.
CAACGAAAGAAAGAGTTTTCTTACCAAATTGCTCTTTAATTCCTGTATGTTCCACTTCAAGACGGTCAAAACGTTTCACCCAATATGCTAACGCTGCATCAGTTGGAACGCGGAATGAAGTTTTTGAAATTTCATTTGTACCGTGTACTCCTTTTGGAACGCCTGGGAAGTCAAAGAATGTCATATCTGTTCCGGCACTACCTTTATCATCTGCAAAGAATAAATGGTACGTTTGAATATCATCTTGGTTTACCGTTTTTTTAACTAAACGCATTCCTAACACATGAGTGAAGAATTCATAGTTCTTTTCTGCACTACTTGTAATCGCTGTAACGTGGTGTATTCCTTTTAATTGATTCATTTTATATTCCTCCAATAGTTTTAATTTGTATTTTATAATTTTATTTCTGCTCGTTGATCAACGAAGCACGTGTTTATAAAAGTAATCATTTCATTTTACTAGTCAAGTGATAACCGAGAAAATAATTCGTTCGAAAGTAATAATTCCTTTCGTTACTATCACTTTACAACTCAAGTGATTAAAAAGCAAGTAAATTATCTTGAATTCGAGATATTTTTTAATATCTCAGTATTAGTTTAAAATGCTATATGTTTTGTGGCGTAATTATTTTCATATCTACTGGTAATAAAACCTTTTCACTCGCCAAAATAAATAGCCTACAATCAATGAACTAATCATAGGCTATTAAAATTCTTTAATGGTTAAATATCCTTACAATAACTTGTAATTTTAGCGAATAATTAATATTAGTAATTCTCTGTTTCATTAAACGATTTATTTTATATATTCCAAAAATCACTATTTATATCACTGTTATATTTATAATCAACCTTTTCTTTACCACATTTTTCGCACTTATAAATATTAGCTGTCCCAATCTGCCCTGTTTTAAAATTTTCACTATCCTGAGTTTTAATAAATTTATAATTGTGTATACATCTAGGTTCTCTTACTTTATCCATCCATTTTCCTAGCATAAAGTAATCACTCTCCTTAAAAGAATATTCCTAATACAACTCTATATTTAGAATACTCTACAAAAGATTTCCAATCAACGAACACGTTCTCTTGCCTCCCGTGCATCACATGATATGCAAAAGAATTGTTTTGTCTAAGATCCGTTTTTTTATTGAGAACAGACTCTCATCCATTAGCTTTACACGAGCTAATGCAATATAAATTTGCCGTATGATTTACTTCTTTTTCTCTCATTATTTCTTTCCTCATCAAGGAATAAATAATGATTTTTAAAGCTGTTTGCAGTGTCTTCCCTTATCAGGGCAATAAAAGATGGTGTGAAAACTTAATTTCACACCATCTTTTTAAACAATTTTATTGTCATGCCACACTTAATGAGGCCATTCTATTCACAATCTTAATTATGGAACGTCGGTTTATAGAACGAACGATTATCAAGAGCAAAGACACGCTCTGTGTATTCGCCTGGTTTTGTACGTCCTAATGCGCGGTCCATCATGTTCATTTTTGCATCTAAGTTATCGATGTAGTGCAGAATTTCTGCTTCTTTTACTAACGGTGGTTTTGGGCTACCCCATTCTGCTTTTCCGTGATGGGAAAGGACGATGTGCTGAAGAATTAATACTTCTTCTGCATCGATTTGTAGTTCATCTGCTGCTTTACCAATTTCGTTCACCATGATAGAGATGTGGCCAAGTAAATTTCCTTCTAACGTATACGTTGTAGAAATTGGGCCAGATAGTTCGAATACTTTACCAAGGTCGTGTAAAATAACACCTGCATAAAGTAAATCTTTATCTAACGATGGGTATAGAGCCGAGATAGCTTTCGCTAAATCTAACATCGATACGACATGGTAAGCTAGTCCAGATACGAACTCGTGATGATTTTTCGTCGCTGCTGGATATTCTAAAAATTCGTTTTGATGCTTATTTAATAAATGTCTTGTTAGACGCTGAATGTTCGGGTTTCTCATTTCAAATATGTATTGCGTAATTTTCTCAACCATATCTTCTTTTTTCACTGGTGCTTTTTCTACGAAATCCGAGATATCTGTTACTTCATTTTCATTCGCAACACGGATTTGTTTCACACGTAATTGAATACGCCCTTTGTAGTTTAGAATATCTCCAGCTACTTTAACGATCGTTTCCGCTACATATTGTTTTTCAACTTCTGGTGACACGTCCCATAGCTTCGCTTCAATATCTCCACTTGGGTCTTGTAAGATTACTGTTAAAAACGGCTTGCCATTGCTTGCGAGACCTTTCGTCGCTGTTTTAATTAACAAGAAAACATCGACTTGTTCACCAACTTCATATTCTGCAATTTTCTTTTTCATTCGAATTCCTCCACCAAATCAGTTACTTTTAGTATAGCATACTACAACTCATTTTCTTTACGCTTACGTGTTAATTTTATAATCTCATTTTCTGTAAAATACGTTAATAAATGCGCATGACATGTAAAGAAGATAACTTGTCTATCTTTCGCAATTTCCTTTATTAGTTCAATCGTTCGATTCGTCCTTACCGCATCAAAATGCACGAAACTATCGTCAATAATAAATGGATAATCGTGCTCAAACGTTTTCGCTAGTGCAAATCGTAACGATAAATATAACTGCTCCGCTGTCGCTTGGCTTAGTTCATGACTGTAAAAACGCATACCATCGTTACGTTCGACAATGAACGATTCCGCCTCTGACGGTGAGAATATTTTACTATATCTTCCGCCCGTTAAATACATGAAATACTCTTCGGATTTTTGTAAAATACGCGGAAGATGCACTTCATGATAATATTGCTTCGTTTTCGTTAATACTGTCTTTGCGGCCGCATATGCAGCCCACTTCTTCACTTGTTCACGCACTTGTGATTTTTTCATTTCCCACTCATGTAGTAAATCACCATACGTACTGCCTTCTTCTAAATTCGCAATTTCTATTCGATGCTTCGCAATACGCTCTGTCAGTTCTTTCTCTTTCGCAAGACAGTTTTGCGCGGCTGTAATTTCTTGCTTTAATTTTTCATCATAACCGTCAGCCTCATAATGCTCAGCTAACGACAAACTCGTTAAGCGCTGTTCTAAAAGATCAATTTGAGGTAATAAACGCCCCACTTGCTTATCCGCATCTTCACGTTTTTCCGCCAATTTTCCTGCTTCTAAAAACATCTCTTCATCTGTAGATTCTGCGATATGCCATAACCCATCTCGCTCTACTAAAAGTTGTTTTAATTGCTCTTGCATGAACTCGTATTCTTCTTGCCATTCCGCCAGCTTCTCTTTCAGCTGCTTACAAGTTTGGCGCTTCTCTTTCTCATTTTGCATACGACTTTGCGCCTCATGCAAATTACTATACTCTTTACTACCGATAACAGTTTCTAGTTTATGTTCAAAGTGCGAAATCATTTCATATAATGAGGATTTCCGCTCAACTTTTTTCTCTAGCTCACGATATAATTGCTGCATTTTTTCAATACGCTCAAACGCTGGCAATATGTGCACATACGTATAAAATTCCGGGAACATATAGCGCGTTTTATACGCATCTACTTGTTCTCCCATATGGAAAGTTTCTCTCTCCCATTCTTCATACGATGAAACGACTTTATCATAAGCACGTTCCATTTGCTGCAATTTATAAGACTCTCGCTCAAATAACTTGCGAATCTCTTCATCCTTTTCTAACTGATAGCGAACCGACATCGCTTCTTCACTTTGACGCCCGCCAGCACTTTGCTGAAGAGTAAGAAGCTCTTCTTGCAATCCACCCGAAGGATCTTTATATAAAACGAGAGCAAGGACGATCCCTACAAAAACAATAACACTAATAAATAACAGCACGCGGTTATCTATAAATAGACTCGTGAATAAAACAAGCGTATTAATAAGAAGTAACAGAAGACAAACTCGTTGCCACTGCTTTTTCTTTTGCACCGCCGCTCCTGCTTTTTCCTCATACTTACGCTTCATTCTTTCTGCGCCCATACCGATAAACGCCGCATCTTGAAATGATTTTTCTTTCTCAACTAACATATTTCGTTCTTTATCAGCTAACATTTGCTGGCTTATTTGTCTTATATTTTCTTCTTGCTCTTCTAATTGCTCTTGAGCCGTTTTAAAACGTTCATCTAGTTGTGCTTTTTGCGTTTCTAATTCACGCGCCTTTTGCACAGTTTGCGTAATTAATTCTTTCGTCGCTAAACTTATATCAAACGAAAGAACTGTTTCTTTTTCAAAAGTAGCGCCAATTTGCTGCTCTAATTCTGCGATTTCTTCTTTTATATTCGCAATACTTCCTGTCATATCACGCATTTCTTGGCGTGCATTTTCATAAGACATGTGCTGCATACGAAGTTCTTCTACGTAACTTTCTTTTTGTAAAAATGCTTCATCTATTTCTGTGGAATCAATTTCTGATTGCACTGTTTCTATCTTTTTTTGAAGTGAATCTACTTGTACTTGCAGTGGTTCTATCTTTGCCTTTACCGCCTCATAGCGCGCCATCCCGTTTACAGGAAACTGCCCGTGCTCGTTTTCTAACACTTTCTCGTGCGCACTCTTTTCAATAACGAGAGGCTCAAGCGCCGCTAATATTTCATAGTCTTGCTTTCGTCTTTCCGCTGACTCTTTTTCCGCACGAACAGAAGCAAGTTTCTCTTCACTTTCTTTTAACTGCTCGACCTGTTTTTCATACGTGCCAATTTTCCCTTGCCACTCTTTCATCTTCTCTTCAAGCTTCTTCATTTCTTGCAGTGACACGTTAATTTCAGGATTACGACCACTCGGCTTAAAACGCTGATTCATTTCTTTTTCTAACTTTTTATCTAACTGCAATAACGCATCACTACCGACTGCGCTGGCCGAAAATAAATAATTACCGATATCTGCTTCGCCGAGCTGATGAATATTTTGAAGACCGTGCATATCAAATGAAAAGACTGAATCAAATAAGCTTTCATTCATGCCGCTTAATATATCGTTTAAAATATCTTCGCCGCCAGTTTTCCCGTCTTCAAAATAAACGGTCACCTCGCCTACTGCCGTCTTTGGCAATCGTTCAATTTTCAAACGACCGTACTTCTCTGTTTGAACAGTCATCGCTCCGCCGTACTTCCCGCCTTCTTTCGGCTCATAACGGCGCTGTCCTCTCGTCGGAAAACCGAATAAAATACTTTTCATAAACGAGCGAATTGTCGATTTACCCGCTTCATTTTCACCGTACAACACCGTCAGCAATGAAAGATCCATTTCCACATTTTCTAGTTTTCCATAGCCATAAATATGGAGTTTTTCAATTCTCATTTTTTATCCCTCTCTTGCTGGAATAATTGCTCTAAAATAATATTTTCCGCTTCCTTTTGAATCTCTCTCTTCTCTTCTTCTGTGAAAGATTCAATGCTATTACGCGCCACAGGAGATGTCCAAATGGTGCGCAACACTCCGTCCATATTTGTGAAAGCTTCTAACTCTTTCAGCACACTACCGACGAAATGATTTTCTTCTTTCAAACGTTCAATTTCCGCAAAAGAAACCGTCTCATTTTTCCACTTCATCGCATACACAAAGTCTTTTCGCTCTTCTCCTGCTGCTAAAATATGAAAAATCTCTTCCACACGCTTGTCTTCACGTAAATAAGGAGAAAGTGGTCCCTGCCCTGTAAATACAACAGTTAAAAGCGTGCCTTCCTCTTCTCTTCTGCATTCATTCATCGCAGTTGACGCGCTCGTCATAAGATCATCAACAGTTTCAAGTCCATCGATACTCACTTCTATCTCATCCCACACAACATCCGCAGTATGGAAAAACGAACATTGCGATCCTTGTTTCGTAAGTTCAATAAGGTATGCACCCTTTTCCCCTGTTTCCTTACGATGACGACCTTGTATATTACCCGGATAAATAATGTACGGCTCTTCTGCTAGAATTTCACGTTTATGTATATGGCCAAGAGCCCAATAATCAAATTGCTTTTCTTTCAGCTCACGAATTTGAAACGGCGCATAGCGATTATGCTCTGTATCCCCTTCCACACTCCCGTGAAGCATCCCAATATGAAAAGGCGCATCACTCATTTTCATATACTGCGCTGTCATATTATCCGTTACCGCTTGCTGCAAATAACTAAACCCGTAAATAGAAGCTACAAGCTCACCATTTTTATAAAACGATTTCTCTTCCACATAAGGCTCCGTAAACACATGAACATTTTCCGGAAACTCAATTGCTGCCCAGCTTCCTCCTAAATGATCGTGGTTACCGTGAATAATAAAAACGGGAATATCGTACTGCGAAAGTCGCTTCATTTGCTCACGCACAAATACTTGCGCTCTCAAACTTCTCGTCTCCGCATCATACAAATCCCCAGCCAGTAATACGAAATCAACGCGCTCTTGAATCGCTTTATCAACAATACGCTCGAACGATTCAAACGTACTTTGCTTCATTCTCTCCCAAACAGACTGCGCAACATTCATTTCCATCCCTTTAAACGGACTATCCAAATGCAAATCAGCCGCATGTATAAACTTCACTTGTTTCACAAATAAACGATCCTTTCTTTTTCCGTAATTTACTACGAATAGTAAACCCACCGATTAAAGTTTCACTCTATTTTACCACGCAATGTCATATATTTCTTTGCATATTCTATTGATTTATGACAAAATAGTTATAAGATTCTGATTTTAATTATTGGAGGGAATTTTCATGGGAGTATACGTTCTAACAGTCTTTGAAAAAGATGGTTCAAAAGCATTAGACGAATCATTCGAGGCGGCAACTGAAAAAGAAGCGAAAGCAAAAGGCGAATCTATTTTACAAGAAAAAGGATTGTATGAAAAAACACATCGCTGCACATCTTCTGCAGGTAAGCTTGTTTTATTCCAGCGCTAAAAAAAGAAGCGTCATCCGCTTCTTTTTCACTCTACTATATCTTCGTCACACCACGTAAACTCCACATCTAGAATACGATTACCGATACGTACGCGCTTATTCCATTTTCCTGTTTGGATCTGATGTTGCAATTCTTTCTTCATCTTTTCCGTCCAGTCGTGAATCGTTTCACTGCCGTCGTACGGATATACGCTCGGAAACTCTTCCTGCAGAAGATGAAGGCTCTCTGCATCAAAATGAAAATGGAAGAAGTAGTTTGCTGTAAGCGATGGTTCTTGTAATTGTAA
Proteins encoded:
- a CDS encoding AAA family ATPase — encoded protein: MRIEKLHIYGYGKLENVEMDLSLLTVLYGENEAGKSTIRSFMKSILFGFPTRGQRRYEPKEGGKYGGAMTVQTEKYGRLKIERLPKTAVGEVTVYFEDGKTGGEDILNDILSGMNESLFDSVFSFDMHGLQNIHQLGEADIGNYLFSASAVGSDALLQLDKKLEKEMNQRFKPSGRNPEINVSLQEMKKLEEKMKEWQGKIGTYEKQVEQLKESEEKLASVRAEKESAERRKQDYEILAALEPLVIEKSAHEKVLENEHGQFPVNGMARYEAVKAKIEPLQVQVDSLQKKIETVQSEIDSTEIDEAFLQKESYVEELRMQHMSYENARQEMRDMTGSIANIKEEIAELEQQIGATFEKETVLSFDISLATKELITQTVQKARELETQKAQLDERFKTAQEQLEEQEENIRQISQQMLADKERNMLVEKEKSFQDAAFIGMGAERMKRKYEEKAGAAVQKKKQWQRVCLLLLLINTLVLFTSLFIDNRVLLFISVIVFVGIVLALVLYKDPSGGLQEELLTLQQSAGGRQSEEAMSVRYQLEKDEEIRKLFERESYKLQQMERAYDKVVSSYEEWERETFHMGEQVDAYKTRYMFPEFYTYVHILPAFERIEKMQQLYRELEKKVERKSSLYEMISHFEHKLETVIGSKEYSNLHEAQSRMQNEKEKRQTCKQLKEKLAEWQEEYEFMQEQLKQLLVERDGLWHIAESTDEEMFLEAGKLAEKREDADKQVGRLLPQIDLLEQRLTSLSLAEHYEADGYDEKLKQEITAAQNCLAKEKELTERIAKHRIEIANLEEGSTYGDLLHEWEMKKSQVREQVKKWAAYAAAKTVLTKTKQYYHEVHLPRILQKSEEYFMYLTGGRYSKIFSPSEAESFIVERNDGMRFYSHELSQATAEQLYLSLRFALAKTFEHDYPFIIDDSFVHFDAVRTNRTIELIKEIAKDRQVIFFTCHAHLLTYFTENEIIKLTRKRKENEL
- a CDS encoding YhzD family protein, translating into MGVYVLTVFEKDGSKALDESFEAATEKEAKAKGESILQEKGLYEKTHRCTSSAGKLVLFQR
- the yhaM gene encoding 3'-5' exoribonuclease YhaM; translation: MKKKIAEYEVGEQVDVFLLIKTATKGLASNGKPFLTVILQDPSGDIEAKLWDVSPEVEKQYVAETIVKVAGDILNYKGRIQLRVKQIRVANENEVTDISDFVEKAPVKKEDMVEKITQYIFEMRNPNIQRLTRHLLNKHQNEFLEYPAATKNHHEFVSGLAYHVVSMLDLAKAISALYPSLDKDLLYAGVILHDLGKVFELSGPISTTYTLEGNLLGHISIMVNEIGKAADELQIDAEEVLILQHIVLSHHGKAEWGSPKPPLVKEAEILHYIDNLDAKMNMMDRALGRTKPGEYTERVFALDNRSFYKPTFHN
- a CDS encoding metallophosphoesterase produces the protein MKQVKFIHAADLHLDSPFKGMEMNVAQSVWERMKQSTFESFERIVDKAIQERVDFVLLAGDLYDAETRSLRAQVFVREQMKRLSQYDIPVFIIHGNHDHLGGSWAAIEFPENVHVFTEPYVEEKSFYKNGELVASIYGFSYLQQAVTDNMTAQYMKMSDAPFHIGMLHGSVEGDTEHNRYAPFQIRELKEKQFDYWALGHIHKREILAEEPYIIYPGNIQGRHRKETGEKGAYLIELTKQGSQCSFFHTADVVWDEIEVSIDGLETVDDLMTSASTAMNECRREEEGTLLTVVFTGQGPLSPYLREDKRVEEIFHILAAGEERKDFVYAMKWKNETVSFAEIERLKEENHFVGSVLKELEAFTNMDGVLRTIWTSPVARNSIESFTEEEKREIQKEAENIILEQLFQQERDKK